The following are encoded together in the uncultured Sphaerochaeta sp. genome:
- a CDS encoding ABC transporter substrate-binding protein codes for MKKHLFIALLIAMVAMGSVAFAAGAQEAAPAKEVYFLNFKPEIADVYESKIAPAFEEETGIKLKVVTAASGTYAQTLKSEIAKSNPPVIFQTNGPVGLKESKSYTADLRNTDFYSILSDKSMALTDGEKVLAIPYAVEGYGIIYNDAIMRKYFALSGKAVSISSADEINNFATLKAVVEDMTKHKDALGIKGVFASTSLSAGNQWRWQTHLVNVPLHFEMVARDIPAGSSVPELEFTYSENMKNIWDLYLNNSTTVPGLLGSKSVDDSMAEFALGQAAMVQNGNWGASQILGVKGNKVADSDIKFLPIYTGIEGEENAGLNVGTENYLCINSNVSAEQQEMADQFLAWLFASETGKQFVKNDLMFITPFNSFKDSELPTDPLAKEVIRWMNKPGVNSVPWAFSIIPSEEWKNKFGAALAEYSVGRMNWSQVEKVAVDAWKTEYDLTN; via the coding sequence ATGAAAAAACATCTGTTTATTGCCTTACTAATTGCCATGGTGGCAATGGGGTCGGTTGCATTTGCAGCTGGTGCCCAAGAAGCCGCTCCCGCCAAGGAAGTGTATTTCTTGAACTTCAAGCCAGAAATTGCTGACGTGTACGAATCCAAGATTGCACCTGCTTTTGAAGAGGAGACGGGAATTAAGTTGAAGGTTGTTACCGCTGCAAGTGGTACCTACGCACAAACGCTCAAGAGTGAAATTGCAAAAAGCAATCCTCCAGTAATTTTCCAGACCAATGGACCTGTAGGATTGAAAGAGAGCAAGAGCTATACCGCTGACCTGAGGAACACTGATTTCTACAGCATCCTCAGTGACAAGTCAATGGCTCTCACTGATGGGGAGAAGGTCTTGGCTATCCCGTATGCTGTTGAAGGCTATGGTATCATCTACAATGATGCAATCATGAGAAAATATTTTGCCCTTTCAGGCAAGGCTGTATCCATCTCCAGTGCAGATGAGATCAACAATTTTGCAACCCTTAAGGCAGTCGTTGAGGATATGACCAAACACAAGGATGCCTTGGGTATCAAGGGTGTTTTCGCTTCCACCAGCCTGTCTGCAGGTAATCAGTGGAGATGGCAGACCCACTTGGTAAACGTTCCTCTCCATTTTGAGATGGTAGCAAGGGATATTCCAGCTGGATCAAGCGTCCCTGAACTTGAATTCACCTACAGTGAAAACATGAAGAACATCTGGGATCTCTATTTGAACAACAGCACCACTGTCCCTGGCCTGCTTGGAAGCAAGAGTGTTGATGACTCCATGGCAGAATTTGCACTTGGCCAGGCTGCCATGGTACAGAACGGCAACTGGGGTGCCAGTCAGATTCTTGGTGTCAAGGGTAACAAGGTTGCTGATTCCGACATAAAGTTCCTGCCCATCTACACCGGGATTGAAGGTGAGGAGAATGCAGGCCTGAACGTGGGAACAGAAAACTATCTCTGCATTAATAGCAATGTAAGTGCAGAACAGCAGGAAATGGCAGACCAGTTCCTCGCATGGCTTTTTGCCAGTGAAACAGGCAAGCAGTTCGTTAAGAACGACTTGATGTTTATCACACCATTCAACTCCTTCAAGGATAGCGAGCTTCCCACCGATCCATTGGCCAAGGAAGTCATCCGCTGGATGAACAAGCCTGGTGTCAATTCTGTTCCTTGGGCATTCTCAATCATTCCCAGTGAAGAGTGGAAGAACAAGTTCGGCGCAGCTCTTGCTGAGTACAGCGTTGGCAGAATGAATTGGAGCCAGGTTGAGAAGGTTGCTGTCGATGCTTGGAAGACTGAGTACGATTTAACCAACTAA
- a CDS encoding sugar ABC transporter permease: MQKSIQKYFVLFALPGLICFAIAFLIPLVMGVVLSFFKFSTVTDATFNGLENYRNIFIDKEFISALWFTIRFTIVSVITINLGAFALAMLLTRGIKGTNLFRTVFFMPNLIGGIVLGWIWQVIINGILLRQGVTIVSDPKYGFWGLVVLMNWQNIGYMMVIYIAGIQNISHDLIEAAQIDGAGRWTMLRSVILPSIMPSITICSFLTLTNGFKLFDQNLALTAGAPGKQTEMLALNIFNTFYGRSGFEGVGQAKAVLFTILVAIIALSQLRLTRNKEVEA; the protein is encoded by the coding sequence ATGCAAAAGTCCATACAGAAATATTTTGTTTTATTTGCTCTTCCTGGTCTGATCTGCTTCGCTATTGCGTTTCTGATCCCATTGGTTATGGGGGTGGTTCTTTCCTTTTTCAAGTTCAGTACCGTAACGGATGCAACTTTCAATGGCTTGGAGAACTACAGGAACATTTTCATTGATAAGGAGTTCATTTCAGCTCTGTGGTTTACCATTCGTTTTACGATTGTCTCCGTGATAACCATCAACCTTGGTGCCTTTGCACTTGCAATGCTGCTTACCAGAGGTATTAAGGGAACAAACCTTTTCAGAACGGTATTCTTCATGCCTAACCTGATAGGAGGCATCGTCCTTGGTTGGATCTGGCAGGTAATCATCAATGGTATACTCCTCAGACAGGGAGTTACTATCGTCAGTGATCCAAAGTATGGATTCTGGGGATTGGTTGTCCTGATGAACTGGCAGAATATCGGATACATGATGGTCATTTACATAGCCGGTATTCAGAATATCTCTCATGATCTCATTGAAGCTGCACAGATTGATGGTGCCGGAAGATGGACCATGTTGCGTTCAGTCATCCTTCCCTCGATTATGCCATCAATTACTATTTGTAGTTTCCTAACCCTTACGAACGGATTCAAGTTGTTTGACCAGAACCTAGCTCTCACAGCTGGTGCACCTGGAAAGCAGACAGAGATGTTGGCACTCAACATCTTCAATACCTTCTATGGCCGCAGTGGCTTTGAAGGGGTAGGTCAGGCAAAAGCAGTGCTCTTTACCATCTTGGTTGCGATCATTGCCCTAAGCCAGCTCCGCTTGACACGCAACAAGGAGGTAGAGGCATGA
- a CDS encoding carbohydrate ABC transporter permease: protein MNLQTKEKRINYGLIMILSLLTILFISPILIVLMNSFKSKLFISNEPFSFPNPDTYAGGENYITGSEKIKFFDAFGYSLFITVFSVISISLVTSMLAWYITRVKTKFTNFVYYLLVFSMIVPFQMVMFTMSKTANILHLDNPVGIIVLYVGFGAGLGTFMFSGFIKSIPLSLEEAAMIDGAGPVKTYFLIVFPMLKPTAITVAILNSMWIWNDYLLPYLTIGTEYKTIPVAIQYLRGGYGAVDMGAMMAMLVLAMVPIIVFYLAAQKHIIRGVVAGAVKG from the coding sequence ATGAACCTGCAAACCAAAGAGAAACGGATCAACTATGGTTTGATCATGATCCTTTCCCTCCTTACCATTCTGTTCATTTCCCCCATATTGATTGTATTGATGAACTCTTTTAAATCAAAGCTGTTCATTTCCAATGAACCATTTTCATTTCCCAATCCTGATACCTATGCAGGAGGGGAGAACTATATCACTGGATCAGAGAAGATCAAATTCTTTGATGCATTCGGCTATTCATTGTTCATCACTGTTTTCTCCGTGATCAGTATCTCCTTGGTCACGAGCATGCTTGCCTGGTATATAACCAGGGTAAAAACTAAATTCACCAACTTTGTCTATTATCTGTTGGTGTTCTCCATGATCGTTCCTTTTCAGATGGTCATGTTTACGATGAGTAAAACGGCTAACATACTCCATCTTGATAATCCAGTTGGTATAATCGTGCTCTATGTAGGATTTGGTGCAGGACTGGGAACCTTCATGTTCAGTGGATTCATCAAGAGTATTCCCCTCAGTCTAGAAGAAGCTGCCATGATTGATGGGGCTGGGCCTGTAAAGACGTACTTCCTTATTGTCTTTCCTATGCTCAAGCCAACTGCGATCACGGTTGCCATCCTTAATTCCATGTGGATCTGGAATGACTACCTCCTCCCATACCTGACCATTGGAACAGAGTACAAGACAATTCCTGTTGCCATTCAGTACCTGAGAGGTGGCTATGGAGCAGTCGATATGGGAGCTATGATGGCGATGCTGGTATTGGCCATGGTTCCAATCATTGTTTTCTATCTTGCAGCACAGAAGCACATCATCCGTGGTGTAGTTGCTGGTGCTGTGAAGGGTTGA
- the malQ gene encoding 4-alpha-glucanotransferase: MNSKYTRDAGILLHITSLPSPYGIGDLGRNAYAVADWMEKADIRLWQLLPLNPTGFGNSPYAPRSTFAGNELLIDLESLMHEGYLSSEDLQSMPSFPDDRVHFQLVQERKLPLLKKAALTFLLKNKDNDTAFTGFCCDQSFWLNDYALFMVLYETYQDARWFSQWSEGFAKRDKNVLRAFSEEHERDIAIWKVLQYFFALQWEAFKRYVNAKRIQLVGDVPIFVAADSADTWSNLHLFKTDNDGQFSVVSGVPPDIFSATGQLWGNPVYDWDVLEAEGYQWWIKRLERLFTMIDILRIDHFRGFDAYYEIPAGDRTAERGKWIDVEGKSFFKKVRDHFGSVPIIAEDLGLMTDSVESLRDDNGFPGMKILQFGFSKDEKGRSNYYDDFLPHNWKENFVAYTGTHDNNTTLGWFKSLDVQDKEMVLTYLDCEETEVVRKMIRTLMLSCARTAIIPMQDLLEKDEQARMNYPSTCNDVNWSWRATADEFTDEIAHTLAHLVAISARNGLLGN; the protein is encoded by the coding sequence ATGAATAGCAAGTATACACGAGATGCCGGTATTCTCTTGCACATCACCAGTCTTCCTTCTCCTTACGGTATTGGAGACTTGGGGCGTAATGCCTATGCTGTTGCCGATTGGATGGAAAAGGCAGATATCCGCCTCTGGCAACTTTTGCCACTCAATCCGACAGGATTTGGGAATTCTCCCTACGCTCCTCGTTCCACGTTTGCCGGCAATGAGCTTCTCATTGACCTTGAATCGTTAATGCATGAGGGATATCTTTCCTCCGAGGATTTGCAATCCATGCCATCTTTTCCGGATGATAGGGTACACTTTCAACTGGTCCAGGAGCGAAAACTACCCTTGTTGAAGAAGGCTGCTCTTACTTTTCTTCTTAAGAATAAAGACAATGATACTGCATTTACGGGGTTCTGCTGTGATCAGTCATTCTGGTTGAATGACTATGCGCTTTTCATGGTCCTGTATGAGACCTATCAGGATGCGCGCTGGTTCAGCCAATGGTCTGAAGGCTTTGCCAAACGAGATAAGAATGTCTTGAGGGCGTTTTCCGAGGAACACGAGAGGGATATTGCCATTTGGAAGGTGCTGCAATACTTCTTTGCTTTGCAGTGGGAGGCATTTAAACGGTATGTGAATGCAAAGCGAATTCAACTGGTTGGTGATGTCCCCATTTTCGTGGCAGCAGACAGTGCAGATACCTGGAGTAATCTCCATCTGTTCAAGACCGATAATGATGGGCAATTCAGCGTGGTCAGTGGTGTTCCTCCTGATATCTTTAGTGCAACAGGACAACTCTGGGGTAATCCTGTCTATGATTGGGATGTTCTTGAAGCTGAGGGGTACCAGTGGTGGATCAAGCGATTGGAACGATTGTTTACCATGATTGATATTTTGAGAATAGACCACTTCAGAGGGTTCGACGCGTACTACGAGATACCAGCTGGGGATAGAACTGCAGAGCGTGGGAAATGGATTGATGTAGAAGGTAAAAGCTTTTTCAAGAAGGTGAGAGACCACTTTGGATCAGTTCCCATCATTGCCGAGGACCTTGGGTTGATGACCGACTCAGTTGAATCTTTACGGGATGACAATGGATTTCCTGGAATGAAAATACTCCAATTTGGATTCAGTAAGGATGAAAAGGGAAGAAGTAATTATTATGATGACTTCCTACCGCATAACTGGAAGGAGAACTTTGTAGCGTATACCGGTACCCATGACAACAATACTACCCTTGGTTGGTTCAAATCCCTTGATGTCCAGGACAAGGAGATGGTGCTTACCTATCTTGATTGTGAAGAGACTGAGGTGGTACGGAAGATGATTCGTACCCTGATGCTCTCCTGTGCTCGTACAGCCATCATTCCTATGCAGGATTTATTGGAGAAGGATGAGCAAGCAAGGATGAACTATCCTTCGACCTGCAATGATGTCAATTGGAGCTGGAGAGCTACCGCAGATGAATTTACTGACGAAATTGCCCATACCCTTGCCCATCTGGTTGCAATTTCTGCCAGAAATGGACTACTGGGAAATTGA